The Pyricularia oryzae 70-15 chromosome 5, whole genome shotgun sequence genome includes a region encoding these proteins:
- a CDS encoding xaa-Pro dipeptidase, whose amino-acid sequence MAFPLARKALGRICSKTTRTSLSLNCRGSLSSGILQLSPSGTRALRHSYSPWTNSPQRLGKRGIATTVSASELQFGQPVHETHPHILKAGELTPGISAQEYYDRRQNLAALLPENGVAILVSAELRYRSGAVFFPFRQESNFLYLTGFAEQDAVAVIRKTGQHDHEFRLYVRPKDASAEQWSGPWSGVDAAMDVWNADVAGPISAAAHEVGQLAKAASPAIYTDAPAYGGGTGAVKPLAPLVNSLRAIKSPAEVANMRHAGRVSGRAFTAAMRGDASGSDWKYERDLALFFDHTFSTTGCDGQAYVPVVAGGSRGSMIHYVHNNRELPTGEMVLVDAGGEYGTYITDITRTWPINGKFTPAQRDLYEAVLKVQRSAVSLCRADSGFSLDKIHMIAQDGLRDQLIQLGFEFDGRNGRAIQTLFPHHLSHYVGLDVHDTPGYSRSVPLQQGHCVTVEPGIYVPDDERWPEPFRGMAIRIEDSICVLDDVPLVLTSEAVKEVADVEALRA is encoded by the exons ATGGCATTCCCTCTAGCGCGAAAAGCTCTTGGGAGGATTTGCAGCAAAACAACGAGGACATCGTTATCATTGAACTGTCGAGGATCATTATCGAGTGGGATCCTGCAATTAAGCCCATCGGGAACCAGGGCTTTGCGGCATTCATATTCACCATGGACGAATTCACCACAGAGGCTTGGTAAAAGGGGGATTGCTACGACAGTTTCAGCCTCTGAATTGCAGTTTGGCCAGCCAGTTCATGAGACTCACCCGCACATACTAAAGGCTGGAGAAT TAACGCCAGGAATCTCGGCTCAAGAATACTATGATCGCCGTCAAAACCTTGCAGCTCTTCTCCCCGAAAATGGAGTCGCCATCCTTGTCTCGGCAGAGCTCAGGTACCGCTCTGGCGCCGTCTTCTTCCCCTTCCGCCAAGAATCCAACTTCCTGTACCTGACGGGCTTCGCCGAACAGGATGCCGTGGCTGTGATCCGGAAAACCGGCCAGCATGACCACGAATTTAGGCTGTACGTCAGGCCAAAGGATGCCTCGGCCGAGCAGTGGTCCGGCCCTTGGAGCGGCGTCGATGCAGCCATGGACGTGTGGAACGCCGACGTTGCCGGGcccatctctgccgccgcacaCGAGGTTGgtcagctggccaaggccgcctCGCCAGCCATCTACACCGACGCTCCTGCGTACGGCGGTGGCACTGGTGCGGTGAAGCCGCTCGCGCCGCTGGTCAACTCCCTGCGCGCCATAAAGTCCCCCGCCGAGGTGGCCAACATGCGCCACGCGGGCCGTGTCTCGGGGCGGGCTTTTACTGCCGCCATGCGGGGTGATGCATCCGGATCCGACTGGAAGTATGAGCGTGACCTTGCCCTGTTCTTCGACCACACGTTCTCCACGACTGGGTgcgacggccaggcatacgtGCCGGTTGTGGCGGGCGGGTCCCGTGGCAGCATGATTCACTACGTACACAATAACCGCGAGCTGCCGACAGGCGAGATGGTATTGGTGGATGCCGGTGGCGAGTACGGCACGTACATCACCGACATCACTAGGACATGGCCCATCAACGGCAAGTTCACCCCTGCGCAGCGAGATCTGTATGAAGCCGTGCTCAAGGTACAGCGGTCGGCTGTGTCGCTGTGCCGTGCGGATTCGGGCTTTTCACTGGACAAGATCCACATGATTGCCCAGGATGGACTACGCGATCAATTAATACAGCTGGGTTTTGAATTTGATGGCAGGAATGGGCGGGCTATACAGACGTTATTCCCGCATCACTTGAGTCACTACGTTGGCCTGGATGTCCATGATACTCCTGGGTATTCCAGGAGCGTACCCCTACAGCAAGGTCATTGTGTCACGGTCGAGCCTGGTATTTACGTGCCCGACGACGAACGCTGGCCTGAGCCCTTCCGAGGAATGGCCATACGCATCGAGGACAGTATTTGCGTTCTGGACGATGTACCGCTTGTTTTAACATCCGAGGCTGTCAAGGAGGTGGCTGATGTTGAAGCTCTACGGGCATGA
- a CDS encoding ubiquitin-like protein ATG12, translating into MSSPPTRYTRNPQLRRPSLSTPTPPPPSSSSTAPASSSATPIPDDAPDADDNDGSPPSPDLPLTMSASVMLTQLPRDATAALATAGEFPADQKVVVRFKPVGGSAPALRKELCKISAAQRFEAVVAYLRRTLKVGNGESVFLYINSTFAPALDEIVGNLHRCFKDSNGQLNVSYSMTPAFG; encoded by the exons ATGTCGTCTCCACCGACACGTTACACGCGCAACCCGCAGCTAAGGCGCCCGTCCCTCtcgacgccaacgccgccgccgccatcctcCTCAAGTACAGCCCCCGCATCCTCATCTGCGACTCCCATCCCCGACGACGCGcccgacgccgacgacaaCGATGGATCTCCACCGTCTCCCGACCTACCACTGACCATGTCGGCGTCGGTGATGCTGACGCAGCTCCCGCGcgacgccaccgccgcgCTGGCGACGGCGGGCGAGTTCCCCGCAGACCAAAAGGTTGTGGTGCGTTTCAAACCGGTCGGCGGCAGCGCGCCGGCGCTGAGGAAGGAGCTGTGCAAGATCAGCGCCGCGCAGCGGTTCGAGGCGGTGGTCGCGTATCTGCGACGTACTCTCAAGGTTGGCAATGGCGAGAGCGTGTTTCTGTACATCAATTCGACGTTTGCGCCCGCCCTGGATGAAATCGTCGGGAATCTGCACCGG TGCTTCAAGGATTCGAACGGCCAGCTCAACGTATCTTACTCCATGACTCCTGCCTTTGGGTAG
- a CDS encoding 3-methyl-2-oxobutanoate hydroxymethyltransferase → MHPPAATTALARSCASVASTLVRGRAINLPRTQQPCRTLSSIAVSPARPSNHPDQVSTAASQKPQQQQQCRHSSHSPMGAPIANQRKKVTLGTLRSLYKKGEPITVMTAHDFPSAHVADAAGMDIILVGDSLAMVALGMEDTSEVVLDEMLLHCRSVARATKSAFTIGDLPMGSYEVSPEQALQTAIRFVKEGRVQGIKIEGGREMAPTIRKITGAGIPVLGHIGLTPQRQHSLGGFRVQGKTSAAAQSLLQDALAVQEAGCFATVVEAVPAEVSALLTKKLSIPTIGIGAGNGCSGQVLVQIDMTGNFPPGRFLPKFVKKYGDVWGESMRAIEAYRDEVKSRAYPGPEHTYPMPSEELAAFKAVIEGEKSLE, encoded by the exons ATGCACCCTCCCGCAGCCACAACGGCCCTGGCCCGGTCGTGTGCCTCAGTGGCTTCCACATTGGTCAGGGGTCGCGCGATCAACTTGCCCAGGACACAACAGCCATGCCGCACTTTGAGCAGCATCGCAGTCTCGCCGGCAAGGCCTTCAAACCACCCAGACCAGGTGTCTACTGCAGCCTCGCAGAAaccacaacaacagcaacaatgcaGACATAGCTCGCATTCCCCAATGGGCGCACCTATTGCCAACCAGCGCAAGAAGGTAACCCTCGGCACCCTGCGTTCCCTCTACAAAAAAGGGGAACCAATCACTGTCATGACGGCGCATGACTTTCCCAGCGCCCATGTCGCCGATGCTGCCGGCATGGACATCATCCTCGTGGGCGACAGCCTGGCCATGGTTGCCCTGGGTATGGAGGATACCAGCGAGGTCGTGTTGGACGAGATGTTGCTGCACTGCCGTTCGGTCGCAAGGGCCACAAAATCCGCATTCACT ATTGGCGACCTTCCTATGGGCTCCTATGAGGTCTCACCCGAACAGGCCCTTCAGACAGCTATTCGCTTCGTTAAGGAAGGCCGGGTGCAGGGCATTAAGATCGAAGGCGGCCGAGAGATGGCACCGACGATCCGCAAAATCACCGGTGCTGGCATTCCCGTCCTGGGCCACATTGGCCTGACCCCCCAACGCCAACACTCGCTGGGTGGGTTCCGAGTCCAAGGCAAAACATCTGCTGCTGCCCAATCCCTCCTGCAAGATGCCCTCGCAGTTCAGGAAGCCGGGTGCTTTGCAACAGTCGTCGAAGCTGTCCCCGCTGAGGTTTCTGCCCTTTTAACCAAGAAGCTGTCCATACCTACGATTGGTATCGGCGCGGGCAATGGCTGTTCCGGACAGGTTCTGGTGCAGATTGATATGACGGGGAACTTCCCACCCGGTCGCTTCCTACCCAAGTTCGTCAAGAAGTACGGAGATGTTTGGGGAGAGTCGATGAGGGCGATCGAGGCTTATCGGGATGAGGTTAAGAGCAGAGCCTATCCTGGCCCTGAGCATACGTATCCGATGCCGAGCGAAGAGCTGGCTGCGTTCAAAGCCGTGATCGAGGGCGAGAAGAGCTTGGAATAG
- a CDS encoding Hsk1-interacting molecule 1, whose translation MATVSLIPSPVSFHQTAMSSRSRVPLSSNPNAANSPMRPMAVAHPKPVKRSHASNQREELYGQPPPAKKQMISNPSTYRVTARSPVKARTTTHTITQSRAVGGHRDRDAASQQHVKAQLADEDVNDFKKWAAAQKQQFVKHVFYLDNLPQEVLPKIERQIAALGAREDKFFSISISHVVTTRPIPQPQTSQKLKLDVSTKNDREDQEPQTINPSLLSRNLDSNCAKRKLFDTHPAGRRPPIQLGEDVVRRPKAPRQQNDILGRALTMGKKIWSLEKMQRILDMLTESDPYRAATLGQGGRTAKTVEQSNPLQMLNKERVSGPSDRDPTASTKEMHLFKGPFIYIYDIEQKQRPIMAREYAKVADKMKGDWPQFRASGSGRCPFVEDHDPEKHSKKEREVARQAAVNAAVGSAPKLQPPTQIARPKPITGKRPLAEMSEVSTNRILFPSKTTTGGNALMDPTQGSKLSKEDALSNAFISTNRSRPARIFAGEPVASGLQASNITSAIRSQMISSTTGTIASNKSGVSKEVLGLQRKVLAKSGSISQDPSSRRHAEMSVDSGPLSRSTSLGNPRLIFEGEETQHRRTHSVPSKLQPKPKKRDPKPGYCENCQDKFADFEEHIQSRTHRKFADNDENWEDLDRLLQQLERQPLPHHHLYSDETVEQNYDQY comes from the exons ATGGCAACTGTATCACTGATTCCGTCTCCGGTGTCATTTCACCAGACGGCCATGTCTTCTCGGTCTAGAGTGCCATTGTCGAGCAACCCAAATGCCGCTAACTCGCCCATGAGGCCCATGGCGGTCGCACATCCCAAGCCCGTGAAACGCTCGCATGCGAGCAACCAGCGGGAGGAGCTCTATGGGCAGCCACCTCCAGCCAAGAAGCAGATGATCAGCAACCCATCCACCTATCGTGTCACTGCTCGCTCGCCTGTTAAGGCCAGAACCACAACACACACCATCACCCAAAGTCGGGCTGTTGGTGGGCACAGGGATAGGGACGCAGCCTCGCAGCAACATGTGAAGGCACAGTTGGCAGATGAGGATGTGAATGATTTCAAAAAATGGGCTGCCGCGCAAAAGCAGCAGTTTGTCAAGCATGTCTTCTACCTGGACAACCTTCCCCAGGAGGTTTTACCCAAAATCGAGCGGCAGATTGCGGCTTTAGGTGCT AGGGAGGACAAATTCTTCTCGATCAGCATTTCCCATGTCGTCACCACCAGGCCTATCCCTCAGCCTCAGACCTCACAAAAGCTCAAGCTTGACGTGAGCACGAAAAACGACCGCGAAGACCAAGAACCTCAGACGATCAACCCGTCACTTCTGAGCCGAAACCTCGACTCGAACTGCGCGAAGCGGAAACTGTTTGATACGCACCCCGCAGGGAGGAGGCCCCCCATACAGCTCGGAGAGGATGTCGTGCGGAGACCTAAGGCGCCTCGCCAGCAAAACGATATTTTGGGGCGGGCTTTGACCATGGGCAAGAAGATTTGGTCACTGGAAAAGATGCAGCGCATTCTTGATATGCTCACGGAGTCAGATCCTTACCGTGCTGCAACCCTGGGACAAGGTGGGCGTACTGCCAAGACGGTAGAGCAGAGCAACCCGTTGCAAATGTTGAACAAGGAACGCGTCAGTGGCCCTTCGGATCGCGATCCCACGGCATcgacaaaggaaatgcaTTTGTTCAAGGGCCCGTTCATCTACATctacgatatcgagcagaaGCAGCGTCCAATCATGGCTCGTGAATATGCGAAGGTTGCCGACAAGATGAAGGGAGATTGGCCTCAGTTCCGAGCATCAGGGAGTGGACGTTGTCCTTTTGTTGAGGACCATGATCCTGAAAAACACTCGAAGAAGGAGCGGGAGGTTGCTCGACAGGCAGCTGTGAATGCTGCTGTGGGCTCTGCCCCGAAGCTTCAACCACCCACACAGATCGCGCGTCCGAAACCTATTACTGGAAAGAGACCATTGGCGGAAATGAGTGAAGTCTCGACCAATCGTATTCTGTTCCCATCCAAAACAACGACCGGCGGCAATGCTCTCATGGATCCCACGCAAGGCTCCAAGTTGTCCAAGGAGGATGCTCTGTCGAACGCCTTCATCAGCACGAACCGCTCGAGACCTGCACGTATTTTTGCAGGGGAACCGGTTGCTTCCGGGCTCCAGGCTTCCAACATAACATCCGCCATCCGGTCCCAGATGATATCATCGACCACGGGGACTATTGCTAGCAACAAGTCGGGTGTGAGCAAAGAGGTTCTGGGCCTACAGCGCAAGGTCCTGGCGAAGAGTGGATCTATCTCTCAGGATCCCAGCTCTCGCCGTCATGCCGAAATGAGTGTGGACAGCGGCCCTCTCAGTCGTTCAACCAGCTTAGGCAACCCGCGACTCATTTTCGAAGGTGAAGAGACTCAGCATAGACGTACGCATAGCGTGCCCTCAAAGCTCCAGCCAAAGCCTAAGAAGCGTGATCCGAAACCTGGATACTGCGAGAACTGCCAGGACAAATTCGCAGACTTTGAAGAG CATATCCAATCACGTACTCACCGGAAGTTCGCCGACAATGATGAAAACTGGGAAGATCTGGATCGTCTCCTCCAACAGCTTGAGCGCCAACCTCTTCCTCATCATCACCTTTACAGCGACGAGACTGTCGAGCAGAACTACGACCAATACTGA